The following are encoded together in the Serratia odorifera genome:
- a CDS encoding DcrB-related protein, with product MPDFSRCTFTEGSVTLPEGYSDRTVNVLLAGDDASPSLNISRDALQPDETLADYITRQLETLSHSLKGWVLKGREPVALGNSRLPGESVHASYLRDGKRIWQRQAVFALEQGQVLVFTLAQPRKLAPQDEALLQQVLDSYQPAANVADRA from the coding sequence ATGCCTGATTTTTCTCGTTGCACCTTCACCGAAGGCAGTGTGACGTTGCCGGAAGGTTATAGCGATCGTACCGTCAACGTGCTGTTGGCCGGTGATGATGCTTCCCCCTCGTTGAATATTTCCCGTGATGCGTTGCAGCCGGACGAAACGCTGGCGGACTACATCACGCGCCAGCTCGAGACGTTATCCCACAGCCTGAAGGGCTGGGTGCTGAAGGGGCGTGAGCCGGTGGCTTTGGGTAACTCGCGTCTGCCGGGGGAAAGCGTGCACGCCAGTTATCTGCGCGACGGTAAACGCATTTGGCAGCGTCAGGCGGTGTTTGCGCTGGAGCAGGGGCAGGTACTGGTGTTCACCCTGGCGCAGCCACGCAAGCTGGCACCGCAGGACGAGGCGCTGTTGCAACAGGTATTGGACAGTTATCAGCCGGCTGCCAACGTGGCCGATCGGGCATAA